A stretch of Colletotrichum lupini chromosome 2, complete sequence DNA encodes these proteins:
- a CDS encoding fungal specific transcription factor domain-containing protein: MTSANGLHRPVTRCNGARPCGTCTKRSLQCTYTTSNGSEQTAPDQLASPSKRRNIEELPTVKPTAPDGSLTSESPAAATTPWDSRPNQPVNDAKPAAGSDIKPSIEQDHEMLGVDREFDIRSRHSTASGPDEETSLMQSTRMLQDPTGRLLYVGDSASLAYLQLIRMIVEASVGPSDFTLDPSRHKIMEATSAIPDSIRPPHILPDRDTANALLDSFFTNTHGLIEVFNRAAFEESVEACYTDPLAAQSSFLCLLHLTFAIGTVLGTPLPGSKEDVIFKKLRASRYDRAELFFRSAKALGDPISGFEDADFWSVQALSLMAVYMLAISKRNAAYAYFGMAVRSGFALGLHRVHENHFIFNGEEIRLRRNLWRSLFVLDRFLAASLGRPVAIDEEECSVDALLVFEKNSQGELIRVTDPDDGLDAAVRSCRIVGQILKKIYARRRISVRLAQDIWEQCNTWYTTLSPELAGGRVAADPSNPAQGIAALHVNLLYCHSILLLTRPFFLCLLSKVHGERSGLALPVPRWINRMSKYCEACLHASNQTIIYVQKAFESNYLPQRNPFVLYFLFAASLVILSNEFASIYPNPTYAASISNTIAIMRYCATSDPQASRLLFILTSFRNVVYELQQKKTEQPAMPAPPMLSPTSLNDPIGTIFKSSRKNSLAATVSGMTGNKAKPMAPPPLSMKTDHSFPTSTGPSAVASPAGSTPSMSQGDQSARMGGDSDTGDGELEFDQLWGWSAVPNAISRGPHASGAAVPAGAGAPPVAVAAVAAPTVNAPVFSAQGPGQQQFQGFANYVVPGGPNGAGVPAAGPPGYTAPSVPMYVPAEYS; encoded by the exons ATGACAAGCGCCAACGGACTGCACAGGCCTGTGACACGT TGCAACGGTGCTCGCCCTTGCGGCACTTGTACCAAGAGGAGTCTTCAGTGTACATACACGACTAGCAATGGCTCCGAGCAGACCGCCCCGGACCAATTAGCTTCTCCTTCCAAGCGTCGCAATATTGAAGAACTACCGACGGTGAAGCCAACAGCCCCAGATGGCTCACTCACATCTGAGAGCCCCGCGGCGGCCACGACCCCATGGGACTCGAGACCGAACCAACCAGTCAACGATGCGAAACCAGCCGCCGGATCTGATATAAAGCCATCTATCGAACAGGACCATGAAATGCTGGGAGTAGACCGCGAGTTCGACATTCGCTCCAGGCACAGCACCGCTTCAGGACCTGATGAAGAGACATCGCTTATGCAATCTACCAGAATGTTGCAGGATCCTACAGGCAGACTCC TCTACGTTGGCGACTCGGCCTCGTTGGCTTACCTACAGCTCATACGAATGATTGTGGAGGCGAGCGTTGGGCCCAGCGACTTTACCCTGGACCCTAGCCGCCATAAGATCATGGAGGCGACCAGTGCTATCCCGGATAGCATTCGGCCTCCACATATCCTGCCCGACAGGGATACAGCCAACGCTCTGCTGGACTCCTTCTTTACGAAC ACTCACGGCCTGATCGAGGTCTTTAACAGAGCAGCATTTGAAGAGTCCGTGGAAGCCTGCTACACAGATCCATTGGCAGCGCAATCTTCTTTCCTCTGCCTATTGCATTTGACCTTTGCTATCGGCACCGTCTTGGGGACACCGCTTCCCGGTAGCAAAGAAGACGTGATTTTCAAAAAGCTCCGAGCAAGTCGATATGACCGCGCCGAGCTATTCTTCAGGAGTGCCAAAGCTCTTGGCGACCCCATTTCCGGATTTGAAGATGCAGACTTTTGGTCTGTGCAGGCACTGTCATTGATGGCTGTCTATATGCTAGCGATATCCAAACGTAACGCAGCGTACGCCTACTTTG GAATGGCGGTCCGTTCTGGCTTTGCTCTTGGCTTACACAGGGTCCACGAGAACCACTTTATTTTCAATGGCGAGGAGATTCGGCTCCGCCGTAACCTCTGGAGAAGTCTATTCGTTCTCGATCGGTTTCTCGCGGCATCACTAGGCCGACCGGTCGCCATTGACGAAGAAGAGTGCTCTGTAGATGCGCTTTTGGTGTTTGAAAAAAACTCCCAAGGGGAATTGATCCGTGTTACGGATCCCGATGATGGGCTCGACGCCGCCGTGCGATCTTGTCGGATCGTTGGGCAGATTCTCAAGAAGATCTACGCCCGCCGGCGAATTTCGGTCCGCCTCGCTCAAGACATCTGGGAGCAGTGCAACACCTGGTACACTACTCTGAGCCCCGAATTGGCGGGTGGGCGGGTGGCCGCCGATCCCAGCAACCCCGCTCAGGGCATCGCGGCTCTGCATGTCAACCTCTTATACTGCCACTCTATTCTCTTACTGACTCGTCCATTTTTTCTCTGCCTTTTGAGTAAAGTTCACGGCGAGCGAAGCGGCCTTGCTCTCCCGGTCCCCCGCTGGATCAACCGCATGTCAAAGTATTGCGAGGCATGCTTACACGCTTCTAACCAGACAATCATCTACGTGCAAAAGGCGTTTGAGAGCAACTACCTTCCTCAACGAAACCCCTTTGTTCT CTACTTTCTCTTCGCTGCCTCACTCGTCATCCTGAGTAACGAATTTGCATCTATATACCCCAACCCGACTTACGCGGCCTCGATATCTAATACCATTGCTATTATGCGGTATTGTGCTACCAGCGACCCGCAGGCTAGTCGACTCCTCTTCATCCTCACATCTTTCCGCAACGTCGTCTACGAATTACAACAGAAAAAGACCGAGCAGCCAGCCATGCCCGCGCCCCCAATGCTTTCCCCGACATCCCTCAACGACCCCATTGGCACCATCTTCAAGTCTTCGCGTAAGAATTCTCTGGCTGCCACAGTATCGGGCATGACAGGAAACAAAGCCAAGCCAATGGCGCCACCGCCGCTGTCAATGAAGACGGACCATAGCTTTCCTACGTCTACAGGCCCGTCAGCCGTCGCCTCGCCGGCCGGTAGTACCCCCAGCATGTCACAGGGTGACCAAAGTGCGCGGATGGGTGGTGACTCGGACACAGGTGATGGAGAGCTCGAGTTCGATCAGCTTTGGGGCTGGTCAGCTGTGCCCAACGCAATATCTAGAGGGCCTCATGCGTCGGGGGCAGCGGTGCCAGCTGGCGCCGGAGCGCCTCCCGTCGCGGTAGCCGCGGTTGCAGCTCCGACCGTGAACGCACCTGTGTTCTCTGCGCAAGGCCCCGGCCAGCAGCAGTTTCAAGGCTTTGCGAACTACGTTGTGCCTGGCGGTCCTAACGGTGCTGGGGTGCCAGCGGCCGGGCCTCCGGGGTACACGGCCCCCAGTGTACCAATGTACGTTCCGGCAGAATACTCCTAG